GACAAGACTCAATCTGCATATTTGCAAATTCCATAATACTTCCGCACTGTGTACATACCATGTGATGGTGGTCAGCAGTCTCAGATCTTACAGGTTCATAGCGGGCCTTACCGTCTCCAAAGTGAAGCTCAGAAGCAATACCGCTTTCTTTAAAAAGCTTGAGCGTTCTATATACAGTAGCAAAACCGATTGAAGGATGGTTTTCTTTTAAAGATTCGTATAGCTCTTCAATGGTGACGTGTTTGCCCATAAAGTTATTGAAGAACTCATCAAAAATAATATCTCT
This Thermodesulfobacteriota bacterium DNA region includes the following protein-coding sequences:
- a CDS encoding transcriptional repressor, with product MTPIAKRKMERKKTFNDFIANKHLKSTKQRDIIFDEFFNNFMGKHVTIEELYESLKENHPSIGFATVYRTLKLFKESGIASELHFGDGKARYEPVRSETADHHHMVCTQCGSIMEFANMQIESCLMQIAKLNEFDVSNHKLEIYGLCSDCREQK